GCTGGTACGTCCTCTTTTCCTTACTTGTTATCTTTATATTCGTTAACAAAAACGAAATGTTTCTGTTTGATAAATGGTTTCCAATTTTTGTACTATGGAGTATTGTCAttcatgaatttttagaaaacgTGAATGTGATCGAAAAGTACGGTTGGTGCATAGCAGCTTTATTTCGTAAATTCGTGTATGTATACGTAACTTGTAAGATGCAATTTGTAAATGGCCATAAGGGGCATACTTTGTatacgaataaattttattagatcGTTGATGGTTTACACGATGATGTATCGTTaattatttgagaaattaaaacgTCAGAGCTAGCTTTGCCACATCCTTTGATATAGATACCGGGTTGATAAGTACACTTTAAAGTGTGTGGCTATCGTAGAAAATGTTTAGTAGTAGCCTTCCGGTGAATCTAAAATCATTGAGTGAGCACTTGAGGGTATTATAAgaatgtatagaaaaataaatatcgcaaCAGATATCGTGAGATAGATAGCctgaatttatttgaaaatgaacTACGACACAGTTGTAGACGATCTGAGAGGTAGAAATAGAAAAGTGATTTTAAAACATTGCAATTTAATAAAGTTCCTATACTTACGTCCTTTTTTTAATCGATTCTGtagttaaaattttgttataatatttactcaattttctattttcgtgTTTCTTTAACCAGGTGAACGTGAATTGGTACAAAAGAAGACTTTCCAAAAATGGGTCAATTCCCATCTGGTTCGGTGTTCATGCCGAATTGGCGATCTATACGTCGATCTTCGAGACGGCAAAATGCTCATCAAGCTTCTCGAGATTCTCTCCGGAGAACGTTTACCACGACCTACGAAAGGAAAAATGCGAATCCATTGTCTAGAAAACGTCGATAAAGCGTTGCAATTCCTTCGGGAGCAACGAGTGCATCTAGAAAATATGGGATCTCACGACATAGTCGATGGAAATCCTCGTTTGAGTCTTGGTCTCATCTGGACCATTATCCTGCGATTCCAAATTCAAGACATTACCATCGAAGAAACGGACAATCAAGAAACGAAATCAGCGAAAGACGCTCTACTTCTTTGGTGTCAAATGAAAACTGCTGGATATCACAATGTAAATGTACGAAATTTCACTACATCCTGGCGCGATGGTTTGGCTTTCAACGCCATCATCCATAAACACCGTCCGGATTTGATCCAGTTCGACAAACTTTCCAAATCAAATgctatttacaatttaaacaaCGCGTTCAATGTAGCCGAAGACAAGCTTGGTCTGACGAAACTTTTAGATGCTGAAGACATATTCGTCGATCATCCTGACGAAAAATCAATCATCACTTATGTAGTCACGTATTATCATTACTTTTCAAAGATGAAACAGGAGACCGTGCAAGGTAAAAGAATAGGCAAAGTGGTTGGTATTGCCATGGAGAATGACCGTATGATACACGAGTACGAAAGTTTAACCAGTGACCTATTGAGATGGATAGAAGGCACCATAGAGGCTTTGGGTGATCGTCGGTTTGCTAACTCTTTAGTAGGAGTGCAATCTCAGCTCTCCCAATTCTCTAATTATCGTACTGTAGAGAAACCTCCGAAGTTTGTCGAGAAAGGCAATTTGGAGGTGTTGCTGTTCACTTTACAGTCGAAGATGCGAGCCAATAATCAAAAACCATATACGCCTAAAGAGGGTAAGATGATCTCGGACATTAACAAGGCGTGGGAGAGGCTAGAAAAGGCGGAACACGAACGTGAATTGGCTCTGCGTGAAGAATTGATTCGTCAGGAGAAATTGGAACAACTAGCAGCGAGATTCAACCGAAAGGCTAGCATGAGAGAGACCTGGTTGTCTGAGAATCAACGTTTGGTTTCTCAGGATAATTTCGGTTTCGATTTAGCTGCTGTGGAAGCTGCAGCCAAGAAGCACGAGGCCATTGAGACAGATATCTTTGCGTATGAAGAACGAGTTCAAGCTGTTATGGCTGTTTCACAGGAATTAGAAGCTGAGAATTATCACGATATCGAACGTATTAATGCTCGGAAAGACAATGTTCTTAGATTGTGGAATTATCTGCTCGAATTGCTTCGTGCTAGAAGAATGAGATTAGAGTTGTCTTTGCAGCTTCAACAGAACTTCCAAGAGATGCTGTACATTCTAGACAGtatggaagaaataaaaatgcgtCTGTTGACCGACGATTATGGAAAGCACTTGATGGGCGTCGAGGATCTTTTGCAGAAACATTCTCTGGTAGAAGCTGATATCAACGTGTTGGGCGAAAGAGTGAAAGCTGTCGTTCAACAGAGCCAGAGATTCTTAGAACACGGAGAAGGTTATCGACCATGTGATCCAACCATCATTGTTGAACGCGTACAACAGCTTGAAGACGCGTACGCTGAATTGGTACGCCTGGCAGTCGAACGCAGAGCCAGATTGGAAGAGTCTCGTAAATTGTGGCAGTTCTATTGGGATATGGCCGACGAGGAGAATTGGATAAAGGAGAAGGAACAGATCGTATCGACTGGAGACATTGGTCACGATTTGACGACTATAAATCTGCTGTTGTCCAAACACAAAGCTCTGGAGAATGAAATCCAATCTCATGAACCGCAATTGATGTCTGTGGCTGCTGTTGGAGATGAACTGGTTCGTCAGAAACACTTTGGTTCTGATAGGATTCAGGAGAGGCTTCAAGAAATTCTGGGAATGTGGAATCATCTCCTGGATTTGGCCGCCTTCAGAAGGAAGCGCTTGGAGGAGGCTGTAGACTATCATCAACTGTTTGCAGATGCCGATGACATTGATATTTGGATGCTGGATACACTACGACTCGTCTCATCAGAAGACGTTGGCAGAGACGAAGCCAATGTCCAATCGTTGTTGAAGAAACACAAAGATGTGACGGATGAACTCAAGAACTACGCCACAACTATCGATCAGCTTCGTCAGCAGGCATCGTCTCTTGGTGAACAGGATGCTAAGTCACCGGAAGTGCTGGAAAGACTGGACTCCATAGACTCCAGATACAAGGAACTTATGGAACTCGCTAAGCTTCGCAAACAGAGATTGTTGGATGCATTATCATTGTACAAGTTGTTCAGCGAGTCAGACGGAGTGGAGCAATGGATCGGTGAGAAGAATAGGATGTTGGAGACTATGGTACCAGCCAAGGATATCGAAGACGTTGAGATTATGAAGCACAGATACAATGGTttcgaaaaagaaatgtaTGCCAACGCTTCGCGAGTTGCTGTGGTCAATCAACTCGCAAGACAATTACTGCACGTTGAACATCCTAATTCTGAGCAGATCGTTGCACGTCAGAACGAATTGAACCAGAAATGGGCTGAGCTCCGCGAGAAAGCAGAGAACAAACGCGACGAATTGAACTCTGCTCATGGCGTACAGACCTTCCACATTGAATGCCGCGAGACAGTATCTTGGATCGAGGATAAGAAACGTATCCTCCAACAAACAGACAGTTTAGAGATGGATCTGACTGGAGTCATGACTTTGCAACGTCGACTAAGTGGAATGGAGCGCGACTTGGCAGCCATCCAGGCTAAATTGGACGCTTTGGAAATGGAGGCTCAGAATATCCAACAACAGAATCTGGAAGATCCTGAGGTGATTAAGGGAAGGATTGATCAGATACGCACTATTTGGGAGCAGTTGACACAGATGTTGAAGGAACGTGATGCAAAATTGGAAGAAGCAGGTGATCTTCACAGATTCCTCAGAGATTTGGATCACTTCCAGGCTTGGTTACGTAGGACACAAACTGATGTGGCCAGCGAAGATACTCCAACTACCTTGGCTGATGCTGAGAAACTCTTGACACAACACCAGAATATTAAGGAAGAGATTGATAATTATACCGATGACTACCAGAAGATGATGGAGTACGGCGAAAGATTGACCAGTGAAGCTGGTGATGGTGATACACAGTACATGTTCCTTAGGGAGAGATTAAACGCTCTGAAGATGGGCTGGGAGGATTTACGCCAGATGTGGGTCAACAGAAAGATCTTACTGTCCAATTCTCTTAATCTGCAAATCTTCGATCGCGACGCACGCCAGGCAGAAGTGCTTTTGTCCCAGCAAGAGCACATTCTCGCTAAGGATGAAACGCCGGCGAACTTCGAACAAGCGGAGCACATGATCAAGCGTCACGAGGCGTTCATGACGACGATGGACGCGAACGACGAGAAAATCAACTCCGTGGTGCAGTTCGCTGGACGACTTGTCGACGAGGGCCACTTCGCGGCGGACAAAGTCAAGAAGAAGGCAGAGAGCATTAACGAGCGTCGTCGGATAAACCGAGAGAAGGCGAATCAGTATATGGAGAAGCTCAAGGATCAGTTACAGTTGCAGATGTTCTTACAGGATTGCGAAGAATTGGGAGAATGGGTTCAGGAGAAGCACATCACCGCTCAAGATGAAACTTATAGAAGTGCCAAGACGGTGCATAGCAAGTGGACTAGGCACCAGGCGTTTGAGGCTGAAATCGCGAGTAATAAGGATCGTCTGCAGCAATTACAACAGGCTGCTGAAGAATTGATTCAACAGAAGCCTGATCTAGCTGAGATCATCAAGCCTAAAGTGGCAGAATTGGCTGATCAGTTCGAGGAACTTGAGACCACTACTCATGACAAAGGTGAACGCCTGTTTGACGCTAATCGTGAAGTTCTTATTCACCAGACTTGCGACGATATTGATTCTTGGATGAATGAACTGGAGAAACAGATTGAAAGCACAGATACTGGTTCTGATCTGGCATCGGTGAATATCTTGATGCAGAAGCAACAAATGATCGAAACGCAGATGGCTGTGAAAGCAAGACAGGTTACCGAGTTAGACAAACAGGCTGAACACTTGCAACGTACGGTGCCGGACGACAAGATGGAGGAGATTAAGTGCAAGAAGGAGAAGGTGGCTCAAAGATTCGCCCAACTGAAAGCACCATTGATCGATCGTCAACGTCAGttagagaagaagaaggaagctTTCCAATTCAGGCGCGACGTGGAAGACGAGAAGCTCTGGATCGCCGAGAAGATGCCTCAGGCTACCAGTACGGAGTATGGAAATTCACTGTTCAACGTGCACATGCTTAAGAAGAAGAACCAGTCTCTGCGTACTGAGATAGAGAACCATGAACCTAGAATCAATCTGGTCTGCAACAACGGACAGAAACTTATAGATGAGGGGCACGAAGATAGTCCTGAGTTCCAGAAATTGATACCCGAGTTAACCGAGAAATGGAAGGAGCTGAAGCATGCTGTAGACGACAGGAACAAGCATCTGTTGCAAAACGAAAAAGCACAGCAATACTTCTTTGACGCGACAGAAGCGGAATCCTGGATGAGCGAACAAGAATTGTATATGATGGTAGAAGACCGTGGCAAGGACGAAATTTCAGCCCAGAACCTGATGAAGAAACACGAGTCTTTGGAACATGCCATGGAAGATTATGCAGAGACCATCCGCCAGCTTGGAGAAACCGCCAGGCAGCTCATTAACGATCAACATCCTCTTGTTGACCAGATTGCTGTGAAACAATCACAAGTAGACAAACTGTACGCTGGTTTGAAAGATCTTGCTGGTGAACGTCGAGCTAAATTAGACGACGCCCTTCAATTGTTCATGCTGAGCAGAGAAGTGGACGATCTTGAACAGTGGATCGCAGAAAGAGAATTGGTAGCTGGAAGCCACGAATTGGGTCAGGATTACGATCATGTGACGCTCCTTTGGGAGAGATTCAAAGAGTTTGCTCGAGATACCGAGGCGATAGGCTCGGAAAGAGTGGCGGCAGTGAATGGAATTGCGGATTCTCTAATGGCAAGTGGTCACTCCGATGCTGCTACTATTGCAGAATGGGAGGATGGTTTGAACGAACTCTGGCAAGATTTGCTAGAATTAATCGAGACTCGTACGCAAATGCTGGAAGCTAGTAAAGAACTGCACAAGTTCTTCCACGATTGCAAAGACGTGCTTGGTAGAATCTTGGAGAAACAGAACGCTATGTCTGACGAACTAGGTCGCGATGCTGGCTCAGTCTCAGCTCTGCAGAGGAAGCACGCCAACTTCATGCAGGATTTATCCACGTTGCAGAGCCAGGTGTCGCAGATCCAAGAGGAATCTGCTACGTTACAGGCTAGTTATTGTGGAGACAAGGCTAGAGAGATCACTAATCGTGAAGGAGAGGTAGTTGCTGCTTGGAACAATCTTCAATCGCTTTGCGATGGTAGAAGAACAAAACTGGAGGATACCGGTGATCTGTTCCGATTCTTCAACATGGTTAGGACTCTGATGATTTGGATGGATGATGTAGTTCGTCAGATGAACACTTCGGAGAAACCTCGCGACGTTGCTGGAGTGGAGTTACTAATGAACAATCATCAAAGTTTAAAAGCCGAAATAGATGCTAGGGAGGACAACCTGATGGCGTGTATCAATCTTGGGAAAGACTTGTTAGCCAGGAACCACTATGCTAGTAGCCAGATTAAGGAGAAATTGGCAGCTTTAACTGATCACAGAAACGCGTTGCTGCATAGATGGGAGGAACGTTGGGAGAATCTACAACTGagtaaatatatagatattttgattgaactattataatttattgtggattttcatgcatttataggaaatctCAAAGTACAAAAGATCTTTAAAATATCTCAGAAAGAATATAGATTATAAGTAGgtgaaatacattttttaatagtgTTCATAAAAGTACGAATctacataaatatccgcagtctattTATCGTGTTAGAAATGATATGATCACCTTATTAATGATGTCTGCGTATTATTATAGTTTTGGAGGTCTATCAATTCGCAAGAGACGCAGCAGTTGCTGAAGCATGGTTAGTCGCCCAGGAACCATATCTTATGAGTCAAGAACTTGGCGTAAGTAATGTTAAACTAATTTCTAACATAATTctttaacgatattaataatatttgatgaaaattaacgatataataaatgtaattgttACAGCACACGATCGATGAAGTGGAGAATCTGATTAAGAAGCACGAAGCGTTTGAAAAATCGGCAGCTGCTCAGGAAGAAAGGTTTAGTGCCTTGCATCGACTCACTACGGTTAGTGTTTTTTCTATGAATCAGAAATATTGATCTGTACAATttattcaatgaaaatatttgtacgcGCTACAGTTTGAGTTGAAAGAAATGAAGAGGAGAGAACAAGAAcgggaggaagaagaaagacgcAAGAAGGAGGAGGCCGCAGCAGCCGAGGCAGCTCGATTAGCTAAAGCAACACCAGTAACTAGTCCAGACGAACCACCGAGCGAAAGGtatcattaaattttaataattttcattatatgtTTTGCTGCGTATTTAGctagtaaaatgaaaaatatttccttaaaatataaccagtaataaaattatatgtagCACTGGATctaagatataataaaagaattataatataaaacgaatgaaatattgtaATGGTAACTGGGAAATAATATTAAGgaatataaggtataacagagtataataatttttgtataacaGGGCCGAAGCAGAAGGTGTACCAACTGGAGAACGTCCCGCCGGAGAAGACGAATCACATGGTAAGATAATAACACATGTACTgcataatatctttttatctaAAGACAGTTTGATAAGAGTGTCGTATACGTTGCATTGTAATGTTCACTTTTCAGTGCATTAGAGAATACGAATAGCAATAATCTATTCAAAAAACCGATTAAGATACCTAAGAAAGATAACATTTTCTTTAGATGCTTTAAAACGATATTATCAGTAAATATCTCAATCTAATGTCTTGCAAAAACAACGATAATGCGGGATTGATGATCGTTGAGCGCTCGATTTGACTATAAAGAATTAATAgaaacgtttttttttcttttctttttttttattattgtactAATACAATATGTATCGTCCGATTTTGCTTTCCACGTATTTTGTACACTTAACTCTCAGGCGACTGGTTTTACAAACTGGTTTGTTTGGTTAAGCATGAAATTGCTAACAGCACGTTTATTTTtgcctttttctctttccaacCTATTATCGCCATTGTGACTCCGTTCCAAATGGAAATCCAATGAATCCCAATTATCGATTCTATCCTATAACGCACCTTAAAATGCGGCACGGAATGCACAAACCGCAGTGGCACATCGCAAGGCTTCTACACGTACACCACAACCTCAAGACAAGCCCAAGGAAGGTGAGTGTCCTGATGAAACAAATATCGTCATTTTTTCGctaaaaattttatctttatttccaAGTGATTATTTCAAACAGATTTTTTTACCTTTTATGtgactatatatatacatgtttaTCTATTATATGATCaacgccatataacgtattgttGTTTGTACCATTTTAATGACCATTTAATGCATTACACATCtgctaatttatttatcgtattttctatttcatttctttgcaCAATTCATTTTTACATCGCTCGATTTCTTTCATTGTGGCTAACGAAAAGTGCAAAGAACTAAAAATCTTTTTCAGAATATAAGGAAATCATTGTATGTTATGATACAGTATATcttttactaattttattatcgtttcttAATGACAACACTCTATTAAATATCagtgccttttttttttttttttatagaagacGATCTAGTTTTTCGAGAATGTCGTGCAATTATATGTTGCTGATTGTTTGTTCAGCAATAGTAACTACGTATCTGTAGTTGGTCTATAAACGAGGCTCTGATATTTGATGATTGAATTGCACTTTATATATAGATCCCGCTATATCGATCCTTTAAGCTGGTGATGGAGCATAAAATCAAATCATCTGGCAGCGTTTTACAGCAGattttctttagtttcttTCCATGGAAATATTTGCCCGAATTGtgcaattatattttgtaagaaataaTGTAAACCTTTTATTCTTTGCAGAAGCATAAAAATTAGCTTCTGAAactttaatttgatttttacaCAATTCAGGTCATTCTCATAAATTTCACATGTTCTGTCTTTCAGCATATTCGTAGGCAAATTACTACTGTTTCTCGCTATAATCGCAGCTACGAATCTTTACTTGCTTTTATTAACTATTTTTAGCAGGTGATGGAGTTATTCTACCTGAGACACAcgagtatttttaaaaaaattattaataatatttcaactgACATCAcggatatttttcaattaaaattgaacTTTGCATGAATTATGtagaaatattcaatatttatcgttcgattataTACATTCCTATCATACAcgagttaatataataattttccaaataaaagTGGTGGGTACAAATTacgtaaattatattctttctctcgattaatagtatacaacaaaatttaatgtttatttGAAAGGTAAGCACACACAGTGACTTATATGAAAGTTAGTATTCAAATATAACTTGAACTTTGAAGTATGTTTGCATGTGTATCTAACATCTTTCCTATGCAATAGCAGATGCTTTTAGAGCAGCTTGTCTGTTTATTGTTGATCCATCGTAATCTAAAATCCTTATTTCATCTGTGTTTCATTCCACAGTGCTTAACAATCATTCATTATATCTCTCGGAgtgttctttctttattttaacaagtaatttaaaaaatgcatcgTTTAGTCGGTCGTGTTAGATGTTTTGCTTTCATAGAGTGAAGCCTTCACTCTCAGTATAATATGATTCCAAAGTATAGCATGTTATAATTggtgtgatggtatatagtGCATGCTCAGAAACCTGCACGTCTATCCATGCGAGGAGAAGCAACACCACCTGCCACCACCCCCTTGAAACCTTCGCAAGGTCTGTCTAGTCCAACGAGTAAGTCCATTTTAAGGATCAATGTCTTCTTTATTTGTCATTCACaaaaaacttataaaatacatcatactaaaaattataatcgaaAGATCAATAGGTCGTCTAATAATACTGGCAGAATTCTTTTCCAAAATTTCATcgcattgaaataattaattcgaatattaaaaaaaagaagtacaAAACACAGAGAATCTCTTATAGAAACGGAGAAATTTTTTGTCGTAAAAGGAGTTCTCCCTCTGAATAAgattaaaattggaaaagcTCTGCTTCTTCGGTGGTGTTAACGAAGACACGAATTTGCATATACATTGGCGATCTAACGATTATGTGCTAAAATAGTTTAGCTCGTCGCTTGTATCGTTTAATTTCTCTCTTGGACCTGCAGGACAGACACCTCCAAATTCGTCGATGAATTCACACGCCTCCAAGATCCTCAGAGTCTCGTCGACAGAACGAGACATGGAAATCTCACTGATCGCGATATGTCGAATCAATTGGTTTTTATCGATGACGAACAGTCCCTTAAGGCATATCCCTTCTTTTTCATCCAGTACTCCGTACGTTCTCGATATATTCTGATTCTTATCGGATAAAAAGGGTATTTTCATTTCGCCCAGACCACCTTGCTTCCGGGGTGTAATGATCCACGCTAGATGCGCGTACGGAGAATCCGTAGAAATGGCAATTACCTCGCAGCCTGTTTGTCATTTCCAgtgaaattgaatatttgaatttcttggcattatataataattgtaggAAGTAGAGAGATGCAAAAGATAACGAacaaagtaatatatttaatttatgaatgtataattatatatatatatatttgtattttcaatttcgaaattgaaagaggaaagtaaaggaaagaaaataaggGACGAGTAGCGTATACCTAATTTATTGAATTCTTCGATACGATCATTGAATTGTATGATTTCCGTAGGGCAGATAAAAGTGAAATCGTAGGGATAAAAGAGCAATATCAGATATTTTCCCTTGTAATCTTTCAGGCATATGTCTTTCATTTTTAAGTCAATTATCGCGACGCCTGACCATGCTGGTGCTGTAGTGGACAGCGCTGGTACCACGTGTACTTTTGGTTCATGCGGCTTTTGCGGTTGTTCACCGCAACACAAGTCGTTCTGTTCTATTTTGCCTCTAAGAAACGGGTCGAAAGTCGTCATCATGCTACGTTATAGTGAAATTAATAGCCGTATGAaatcaatatttctttctatataAACGCGAATGTTGGCAAATATCGTTTCCAAGAGCAAAAACAAAAGTTGGCAGATTTTCTCTATAAAAATGTCAATGTTACggtaaataaatt
This genomic window from Bombus fervidus isolate BK054 chromosome 5, iyBomFerv1, whole genome shotgun sequence contains:
- the Beta-spec gene encoding spectrin beta chain isoform X4: MTTDISVVRGGWDPTLQQEIVDEYEYDGGNSSSRLFERSRIKALAGERELVQKKTFQKWVNSHLVRCSCRIGDLYVDLRDGKMLIKLLEILSGERLPRPTKGKMRIHCLENVDKALQFLREQRVHLENMGSHDIVDGNPRLSLGLIWTIILRFQIQDITIEETDNQETKSAKDALLLWCQMKTAGYHNVNVRNFTTSWRDGLAFNAIIHKHRPDLIQFDKLSKSNAIYNLNNAFNVAEDKLGLTKLLDAEDIFVDHPDEKSIITYVVTYYHYFSKMKQETVQGKRIGKVVGIAMENDRMIHEYESLTSDLLRWIEGTIEALGDRRFANSLVGVQSQLSQFSNYRTVEKPPKFVEKGNLEVLLFTLQSKMRANNQKPYTPKEGKMISDINKAWERLEKAEHERELALREELIRQEKLEQLAARFNRKASMRETWLSENQRLVSQDNFGFDLAAVEAAAKKHEAIETDIFAYEERVQAVMAVSQELEAENYHDIERINARKDNVLRLWNYLLELLRARRMRLELSLQLQQNFQEMLYILDSMEEIKMRLLTDDYGKHLMGVEDLLQKHSLVEADINVLGERVKAVVQQSQRFLEHGEGYRPCDPTIIVERVQQLEDAYAELVRLAVERRARLEESRKLWQFYWDMADEENWIKEKEQIVSTGDIGHDLTTINLLLSKHKALENEIQSHEPQLMSVAAVGDELVRQKHFGSDRIQERLQEILGMWNHLLDLAAFRRKRLEEAVDYHQLFADADDIDIWMLDTLRLVSSEDVGRDEANVQSLLKKHKDVTDELKNYATTIDQLRQQASSLGEQDAKSPEVLERLDSIDSRYKELMELAKLRKQRLLDALSLYKLFSESDGVEQWIGEKNRMLETMVPAKDIEDVEIMKHRYNGFEKEMYANASRVAVVNQLARQLLHVEHPNSEQIVARQNELNQKWAELREKAENKRDELNSAHGVQTFHIECRETVSWIEDKKRILQQTDSLEMDLTGVMTLQRRLSGMERDLAAIQAKLDALEMEAQNIQQQNLEDPEVIKGRIDQIRTIWEQLTQMLKERDAKLEEAGDLHRFLRDLDHFQAWLRRTQTDVASEDTPTTLADAEKLLTQHQNIKEEIDNYTDDYQKMMEYGERLTSEAGDGDTQYMFLRERLNALKMGWEDLRQMWVNRKILLSNSLNLQIFDRDARQAEVLLSQQEHILAKDETPANFEQAEHMIKRHEAFMTTMDANDEKINSVVQFAGRLVDEGHFAADKVKKKAESINERRRINREKANQYMEKLKDQLQLQMFLQDCEELGEWVQEKHITAQDETYRSAKTVHSKWTRHQAFEAEIASNKDRLQQLQQAAEELIQQKPDLAEIIKPKVAELADQFEELETTTHDKGERLFDANREVLIHQTCDDIDSWMNELEKQIESTDTGSDLASVNILMQKQQMIETQMAVKARQVTELDKQAEHLQRTVPDDKMEEIKCKKEKVAQRFAQLKAPLIDRQRQLEKKKEAFQFRRDVEDEKLWIAEKMPQATSTEYGNSLFNVHMLKKKNQSLRTEIENHEPRINLVCNNGQKLIDEGHEDSPEFQKLIPELTEKWKELKHAVDDRNKHLLQNEKAQQYFFDATEAESWMSEQELYMMVEDRGKDEISAQNLMKKHESLEHAMEDYAETIRQLGETARQLINDQHPLVDQIAVKQSQVDKLYAGLKDLAGERRAKLDDALQLFMLSREVDDLEQWIAERELVAGSHELGQDYDHVTLLWERFKEFARDTEAIGSERVAAVNGIADSLMASGHSDAATIAEWEDGLNELWQDLLELIETRTQMLEASKELHKFFHDCKDVLGRILEKQNAMSDELGRDAGSVSALQRKHANFMQDLSTLQSQVSQIQEESATLQASYCGDKAREITNREGEVVAAWNNLQSLCDGRRTKLEDTGDLFRFFNMVRTLMIWMDDVVRQMNTSEKPRDVAGVELLMNNHQSLKAEIDAREDNLMACINLGKDLLARNHYASSQIKEKLAALTDHRNALLHRWEERWENLQLILEVYQFARDAAVAEAWLVAQEPYLMSQELGHTIDEVENLIKKHEAFEKSAAAQEERFSALHRLTTFELKEMKRREQEREEEERRKKEEAAAAEAARLAKATPVTSPDEPPSERAEAEGVPTGERPAGEDESHVAHRKASTRTPQPQDKPKEVHAQKPARLSMRGEATPPATTPLKPSQGLSSPTKQRSPTDDEFEGVLQRKHEWESTTKKASNRSWHKVYMVVRGQSLFVYTDQKSYKAAPDQPYKGESPLDLRGATITVASDYTKKKHVFRVKSQSGSDFLFQAKDDAEMNDWVTVLNQAAQGTSGAGTSRAHTLPAPTQAETKRRSFFTLKKN